GGTCCGGAGAGCGGAATCGGGCGAGGTCGCGCTGAATGCTTTCGCGCAAATCGCCCTGAAAGCGCTCGTCTCCCGCGAAGGCCGAGCGCAGCAGCCGATCCGCGGCGGCAGGACGCGCGAGACATTCGGCAATGAGGAACGCATCGTCGTGCAAGGCGGCGAACATCTCGCGGAGGATCTCGGGCTGGCGGGTGTGCTTCGCCATCCGGTTCATCTCGGCCTGCAGCTGGACTCCGGTGATCGAACGATTCCAGAACTTTTCGAGCGCATTCGATTTCTTGAGGGAGTCGGTGACCTTCTCGCGGAGTGCGGCTTCCGACAGCACCGCCGAGAGCGGCGGCTTGGGCCCGGGGTTTTCCTTGGGCCAGATACGGTGCTTCCAGAGCACCTCTTCGATGGCGCGCTGGGCGTCGAGGCGCTCCTGGAACGTGATCCGGCGAGGCTCATTCGGGGAATTCGGGCTACCCGTTTGGGTTGCCAGCGCGGACGTTCCATCCAGCGCAAGCATGGTCATGCCGAAAGTAGCAAGAAGCGCGAGCAGCCAACGCAGCAGAAAGGGGAGGAGAGGTACGCGCCAGGTTTCCATCTTACGCTCCTTGAGGACCACATCGGAGGTCCCGGCGGGACAGCTTGCATTGGTCTTCGCGAATCTACGATGTGCTCACAGTACGCCTGGGTGTCGATTCAGGTCAAGGGCCGCCCGGGTGCTGGTCCCACCACTCCTCCACGGAGATCGGGGAGCACCGCCGACTGAGATCGTGGCGCTCCGGCGGAGCGGCGAAAGCGGTCGTGCCTTCCAGCGAGAGCATCATGATCCCGAAGGCCGCGAGCAGAGAAAAGAGCCAGCGAAGCAGGGAGGGAAGGAGGGAGAGTCGCCAGGTTTCCATCCACATACTCCTTGACGCGAGGCCGGTCCCGGCGGGGACATTCCATGTGAGGGCTCACAAGAGATGCCTCACGATACGCCTGAGGCAGAACCCGGTCAAAGGATGGGCTTGCATGGATTTCAGCGGGTGCCAAAGCCGAGAGGCGGGAACAATCATTCCGGCGCCCGCCCCTGGAATTTCGGGAAGGGCGCCGGAATGATGGAAGCGATCAGCGCAGGTCGAACAGTAGAACTTCGGAGTCTTCAGTCGCTTTGACGTCGATGGACGGCTCGTCGCTGACGGCGGCGCCGTCGCCTTCCTTCAAAGCGACGCCGTTCACGGTCACACCGCCGCGGGCCACCTGCAGCCAGGCATGCCGATTGGGAGCCAGGGAGTAAACAGCTCCCTTCCCTTCCTCGAAAGATCCCATCAGGAGCGTCACGTTCTGGTGAATCTTGAGCGAGCCCTCACGCCCGTCGGGCGAGGCGACCGGCTGAAAGCGGCCGCGCCGCTCGTTCTCGGGGAAGGCCTTCTGCTCGTAGCGCGGCGTGATCCCCTGGCGCTCCGGGAGGATCCAGATCTGCATCAGGTGCGCGGTCTCGTTGCGCGAGGCGTTGAACTCGCTGTGGGCAATCCCGGTCCCGGCGCTCATGACCTGGACCTCTCCGGGGGAAAGGGTCGAGCCGCTCCCGAGGCTGTCGCGATGCGCCAGACGGCCGTCCAGCATCGTGGTGATGATCTCCATGTCCCGGTGCGGGTGCGTCCCGAAACCCATCGCCGGATCGACCCAGTCCTCGTTGATCACCCGCAGGTCGCGGAAGTGCACGTGACGCCCGTCGTGATAATCGCCGAAGGAAAAGGTATGGCGGCTGTCGAGCCAGCCCAGCCGGGTCCGGCCGCGCTCCTCGGAAGGACGAATCGTGATCATGGGGAATCTCTCCTTTCTGGCCGGTTGAGATGCCGGAAGGCCCGAAAGGATTCCGCTCAGCCGCCGGAGGGCGCAGGGGAAGACGACGGATCGGCCGGCGGTGAGCCGGGCGCCGACGATTCGCCGGGTGAAGGAGCTACCGCCGGGACTTCGGGTTGCGGAAGATGCGGCGCGGAAGATGGAGCACTGCGGAAGTTCTGCAGCGTCTGGGCCAGCCTCAGGTCTTCCGGGGCGACCGCAATCGCCTCCTCGATCTCCCGAATTGCCGCGTCGCGCTGGCCGGCGTCGAACAAGGCCGAGGCATAGAGAAGGTAGGCCAGCGAGCCGTCGGGATTGACCTTCTTGGCCGCGTCGACGTCGGCTTTGGCCTCTTCAAACCGGCCCAGCCGGAAGCGGGCCGCACCGCGGGCCGCCAGCCCCTGATAGAGGTAGCGCGGATCGTTCAGCTCTACGGACTGGCTCAGAAAGCGCTCCGCCTCGGCGAAGTTCAGCAAGGTGAAATGGACCAGCCCGGCGCGCGCCCATTCCTCCGCTGTCATCAGTCCGGCCGCTTCGGCCTCGGCGAGGGCGGTCGAGGCGCCCTCGCCGTCGTGCACCGCCGCGCGCGTCTCGGCGAAGAGGATCGCCTGTTGCACGCTCTGCAGCCTCTGCACCTGCGCGCGCAGGGCATCCGCCAGTCCTTTCATCTCGGCGGCCGCCTCCGTTTCTCCCCGGGCGCTCAGCGCCGCCGTCACATATTCGAGGACCGGCAGCCCCTGGCGCGCGTAGGCGGAGCGCCCGATCTCCATCAGCGCCGTCTTCGGGCTGGTGTCCGGATAGAACAGGGCCAGGGTGTCGGCCTCCGAGGTTTGCACGAACTGGCGCTGCGGCTCGATGCCGCGCAGCAGCTCGAGCGGAGCGCGGTACTGGATCAGCGAATTGTCGTCGGTGTTCAGCAGCGCGCCGGCGGGTGGTGGCTTGATGACCGAGGTATAGAGCAGGGCCACGTCGGAGAGCGAGGTGATCCCGACCCGCGCCAGGTCCTGAACGACGGAGGGCTGATCGTGGAACGCCGCCTTGCCCTCGGGCACCAGGGCCAGCGGCCGGTCGGAGGCCACCATGAACATGTCGGGGCCCGTCAGCGTCGCGAACAGATGCGCGTAAGGGAAGGATGCCGACACGGTGTTCAGGATCACCAGAAGGGAGTCGTCGGACAGCTCGTAGCTCTGGACCCACTGGACGAAAATGCCGCCCGGCCGCAGCCGCTTCTGCACGAGGTGATAGAAATCGGCGGTGAACAGGTTGTTCACGCCCGCGAGCCAGGGATTGCTCGGCTCCGAGATGATGATGTCGTAGCTCTGAGAGCGATAGGCGAGCGCCGTGCGCGCGTCATCGACGATCACCTGATGGCGCGGGTCGGCGAGGGGATTGCTGTTGACGTCCTCGAAGAAGCGGGAGGCCTTGATGACCTGTTCCTCGAGCTCGATGGTGTCGAGCCGCCGCACCGGGTGCGACAGCACGGCGTGCGCGGTCACGCCGGAGCCGTAGCCCACCACCGCGACGTCTTTCGCCTCGCCGGCGAAAAAGAAGGGCAACTGTCCCAGCAGGATCTGAGTCAGCATGTCGGTGGGCGCGGTGCTGGCGTCGGTCTTGCCGTCGACCCGCAGCCAGCGATCGAACCACTCCTTGACGACCGTGACGGTGCAGGTCTTCCCCTCCTTGTGGAACATGATCCGCACGTCGGGCGCCTGACTGTACTTGAGGATCTCCTCCACGGTGACGTAGGGCCCCATCTTGCGGATGTTGCGCAGCAGCTGCGTGACGCCGGTGGTCATCCGGTAGATGTCCCAGGACGGGGTGAACAGCGGGATGAGCAGGGACAGGACCGCGGCGGCCAGCCCCGCCGCCGGCCGGAAGAACGTCCCGGGAGCCAGAACCAGACCGGCCACCCCGAGCGACAGGCTGCCGAGGCAGGCCAGCGCCAGCGTCTTCTGGCTTCCGAGCGTCTCCACCAGCAGAAAGCCGGCCGCCAGCGATCCCAAGAGCGAGCCGGCCGTGTTCCAGGCGTAGACGCGGCCGACGTCGGCGCCGCTCTCGTGTTGCACCGAGTGCAGCAGGCGCGATGCGAAGGGGAACAGCGCGCCGAGGATGATCCCCGGCGGCAGGACGATCGCGCCGAAGGCGAGGAACTGGCGCAGCAGGAAGGCTTCGGGATCGCTGGGGTTGCGCGCCGCCACCGCCAGCATCAAGTCGGGGAAAATCTTGAGGCCCCACAGGGAAAGGAAGGCCGTGCCACCCAGGAGTATCTGGCCCATCACGAAGCCACGCCCCGGATGGATCAGGCGGCCGATGCGGGTCGACAGAAGGACGCTCCCCAGACCGATTCCCGCCAGGATGGCGGATAGGATCAGCGTGAAGGAGTAGACCGAGCTGCCGGCCACCGGGGCCAGCACGCGAGTCCAGGTGATCTCGTACACCAGTGCCAGGAACCCGGAGGCGGCATAAAGCGGCAGGATGAGCGGCATACCGGCCGGGGCGGCACCGGGACTTGCTTCCTTTCCAGAGGCGGCAGGCCGGCGTTCCTGTTTGAGGATCGAGTCGGAGAGCAGCCAGACCATCGTGCCGATGCCGAAGCTGGTGGCCCCTCCGGCGAGCGTCGTCTTCAGCAGCCCCAGGCCGGGGAGGAACAGGAACCCTCCGGCCAGCGTCCCGATGAACGCGCCCAGGGTATTCAGGCCGTACAGCCAGCCGCCCGTCGATCCGGCGTCCTCTTCCTTCCGGCCGGCGGACAGCGCGGCGGTGACGACCGGAAGGGTCGCGCCCATTCCGAGGCTGGGCGGCAACAGCAGGACGAAAACCATCAGGAACCGGACGAACAGGAAAACGCTCGAGGGGAGCGCATAAGCGGGGCCGAGCAGGACTGCGAGGAGCTTGAAGATGAGCGGCGTGAGGGCGCCGTAGAGGCCGATCCCCATCTCCAGGTAGCCGTAGGTCCGCGGCAGGTCGCGCAGGGAGCCGACCTTCCTCGCGGCCAGCAGGCTCCCCAGGAACAGTCCCGTCATCATCGATGCCACGACGGTGGCGACCGCCTGGTGAGAGTTCCCCAGGACGAGCGAGAGTCCGCGCGACCAGGCGACCTCCATCACCAGCGAGGAGGCGCCCGAAAAGAAGAGGCAGGCGGCCAGGAGGCGGCGGGCGGCCGGCGTCACATTCGCTCCGTACAGTGCAGATGCGTCATGGCGGCGTCGGACAGGGACTCGGGTTCGGTCTGGGATGCGACGCGTCGCCGTCGAGCGCTCCTTCGCCGCACCCTTCCCCGGAGACGAGGTAATAGAAAGCCTGGCCGGTTGGAGGCAACGAAAGGTCGGCCGTCACTGCCGCGCCGTTTCCCTGCAGGTCGCCGCTCTCCAGGCAGACGTGGTCGAAGACGCTGTCCGGCAGTCTCGTCCCCATCGGCCCCGCGATCGTGCCGCGATAGGTGTTCGAC
This genomic stretch from Candidatus Polarisedimenticolia bacterium harbors:
- a CDS encoding pirin family protein, with the protein product MITIRPSEERGRTRLGWLDSRHTFSFGDYHDGRHVHFRDLRVINEDWVDPAMGFGTHPHRDMEIITTMLDGRLAHRDSLGSGSTLSPGEVQVMSAGTGIAHSEFNASRNETAHLMQIWILPERQGITPRYEQKAFPENERRGRFQPVASPDGREGSLKIHQNVTLLMGSFEEGKGAVYSLAPNRHAWLQVARGGVTVNGVALKEGDGAAVSDEPSIDVKATEDSEVLLFDLR
- a CDS encoding fused MFS/spermidine synthase, with the translated sequence MTPAARRLLAACLFFSGASSLVMEVAWSRGLSLVLGNSHQAVATVVASMMTGLFLGSLLAARKVGSLRDLPRTYGYLEMGIGLYGALTPLIFKLLAVLLGPAYALPSSVFLFVRFLMVFVLLLPPSLGMGATLPVVTAALSAGRKEEDAGSTGGWLYGLNTLGAFIGTLAGGFLFLPGLGLLKTTLAGGATSFGIGTMVWLLSDSILKQERRPAASGKEASPGAAPAGMPLILPLYAASGFLALVYEITWTRVLAPVAGSSVYSFTLILSAILAGIGLGSVLLSTRIGRLIHPGRGFVMGQILLGGTAFLSLWGLKIFPDLMLAVAARNPSDPEAFLLRQFLAFGAIVLPPGIILGALFPFASRLLHSVQHESGADVGRVYAWNTAGSLLGSLAAGFLLVETLGSQKTLALACLGSLSLGVAGLVLAPGTFFRPAAGLAAAVLSLLIPLFTPSWDIYRMTTGVTQLLRNIRKMGPYVTVEEILKYSQAPDVRIMFHKEGKTCTVTVVKEWFDRWLRVDGKTDASTAPTDMLTQILLGQLPFFFAGEAKDVAVVGYGSGVTAHAVLSHPVRRLDTIELEEQVIKASRFFEDVNSNPLADPRHQVIVDDARTALAYRSQSYDIIISEPSNPWLAGVNNLFTADFYHLVQKRLRPGGIFVQWVQSYELSDDSLLVILNTVSASFPYAHLFATLTGPDMFMVASDRPLALVPEGKAAFHDQPSVVQDLARVGITSLSDVALLYTSVIKPPPAGALLNTDDNSLIQYRAPLELLRGIEPQRQFVQTSEADTLALFYPDTSPKTALMEIGRSAYARQGLPVLEYVTAALSARGETEAAAEMKGLADALRAQVQRLQSVQQAILFAETRAAVHDGEGASTALAEAEAAGLMTAEEWARAGLVHFTLLNFAEAERFLSQSVELNDPRYLYQGLAARGAARFRLGRFEEAKADVDAAKKVNPDGSLAYLLYASALFDAGQRDAAIREIEEAIAVAPEDLRLAQTLQNFRSAPSSAPHLPQPEVPAVAPSPGESSAPGSPPADPSSSPAPSGG